The following are encoded together in the Zingiber officinale cultivar Zhangliang chromosome 8A, Zo_v1.1, whole genome shotgun sequence genome:
- the LOC122012902 gene encoding uncharacterized protein LOC122012902, producing the protein MFSLGLELLSSVASPESGTPERDRAERLSSGFVEDFCGSFSESEFILKLEGTISITVGVFSAVPLCDGKEKTSFARDLSSFATLLELDPEIERTFWALRRQARSAATCERSILEMDNKITEGDRTMKELAAPDVAYKYSCITYPDLAGDFELRSRLIHLLPKFQGLSGEDPNRHLHEFHVVCSTMKTQGISEEDIKLRAFPFSLTGAAKDWLYCLPAGFITNWIYMKKAFLEKFFPASRTATIRKSICGIQQVVGETLYDYWERFKKLCSSCPQNQISDQLLVQYFYEGLLPMDRSMIDATAGGALVNKTPNQARELISNMAENSQQFGSRALGTRVVNETHLVSTEQQEIRNSLQELTSLVKQMALQNSSHVSNFPLPMMKLCGICASQITLRIIVLIYIKMNPL; encoded by the exons ATGTTTTCTCTCGGGTTGGAG CTTCTTTCCAGCGTCGCATCTCCAGAATCAGGAACCCCAGAACGTGACAGAGCAGAACGCCTGAGTTCCGGGTTTGTTGAAGATTTTTGTGGTTCGTTCAGTGAATCTGAGTTCATCTTGAAGCTTGAGGGAACCATATCGATaacagttggagtgttctctgctgttcccttgtgtgacggcaaggagaagacaAGTTTTGCCCGAGATTT GTCTTCCTTTGcaacattgcttgaacttgacccGGAGATTGAGAGAACCTTTTGGGCTTTAAGAAGACAAGCTAGGTCTGCAGCAACTTGTGAGAGAAGTATTTTAGAGATGGATAATAAGATAACAGAAGGGGATCGAACTATGAAAGAGCTTGCAGCACCAGATGTGGCTTATAAGTACTCATGCATCACTTATCCAGATTTGGCAGGAGATTTTGAACTCAGATCAAGACTTATTCATTTGCTTCCCAAATTTCAAGGCTTATCAGGAGAGGATCCCAACCGCCATCTACATGAATTCCATGTGGTTTGTTCAACCATGAAGACACAGGGGATTTCAGAAGAAGACATTAAGTTGAGGGCTTTTCCATTCTCTTTGACGGGAGCAGCTAAAGACTGGTTATATTGCCTTCCAGCTGGATTTATTACAAATTGGATTTATATGAAGAAGGCCTTTTTGGAGAAATTTTTCCCAGCTTCTAGGACTGCAACTATCAGGAAGAGCATTTGTGGTATTCAACAAGTAGTGGGAGAGACTCTTTATGATTATTGGGAGAGATTCAAGAAGCTGTGTTCGAGTTGTCCACAAAATCAAATTAGTGACCAGCTCCTTGTTCAATATTTTTATGAGGGTTTACTTCCCATGGATAGGAGCATGATAGATGCAACAGCTGGAGGAGCTTTGGTGAATAAGACTCCAAATCAAGCAAGAGAGCTAATTTCAAATATGGCGGAAAACTCACAGCAATTTGGGAGTAGAGCTCTTGGTACTAGAGTGGTTAATGAAACTCATTTGGTTTCAACTGAACAACAAGAAATTAGGAACAGTTTGCAAGAATTGACTTCTCTAGTAAAGCAAATGGCGTTGCAAAATTCGAGTCATGTTTCAAATTTTCCTTTACCAATGATGAAGTTGTGTGGAATTTGTGCAAGCCAGATCACTCTTCGGATCATTGTCCTAATCTACATCAAGATGAATCCGTTGTAG